One window of the Staphylococcus equorum genome contains the following:
- a CDS encoding PLP-dependent transferase — protein sequence MKNTELAQIALSQDHTGAVANPIYLSTAYQHPHLGESTGYDYTRTKNPTRSAFEEAFAKLERGTASFATSSGMSAIQLICNLFKTGDEILVSFDLYGGTFRLFDFYEQQYGIHFKYVDFLNYEEVEQSITENTKALFIEPISNPQMIEVDIDPYYILSKKFNLLTIIDNTFLTPYLSTPLEDGADIVLHSATKYIGGHNDVLAGVVTVNDDALAEQLAQLHNMIGATLSPFDSYLLQRGLKTLHIRMDRSEYNAKLLAERCSNLDAIDKVLYSGRTGMLSLRLNKAYKADKFLEHLEVCLFAESLGGTETFITFPYTQTHVDMPDEEKDKRGIDEHLLRLSIGIENYEDIEKDIVQALQKSNQGVIS from the coding sequence ATGAAAAATACTGAACTGGCACAAATTGCTTTGTCACAAGATCATACAGGCGCAGTTGCAAATCCAATCTATTTATCAACAGCATACCAACACCCTCACCTAGGCGAATCAACTGGTTACGACTATACAAGAACGAAAAATCCAACCCGCTCAGCATTTGAGGAAGCTTTTGCAAAACTAGAACGAGGTACTGCTTCATTTGCAACTTCAAGTGGTATGTCAGCCATTCAACTTATTTGTAATTTATTCAAAACTGGTGACGAAATATTGGTATCTTTTGATTTATACGGTGGCACATTTAGACTTTTTGATTTTTACGAGCAACAGTACGGTATTCATTTCAAATATGTAGACTTCCTTAATTATGAAGAAGTAGAACAAAGTATTACTGAAAATACAAAAGCACTATTTATAGAACCGATTTCTAATCCACAAATGATAGAAGTTGATATCGATCCGTACTATATCTTAAGTAAAAAATTCAATTTACTAACAATTATAGATAATACATTTTTAACACCTTATCTTTCAACGCCACTTGAGGATGGTGCAGACATCGTCTTACATTCTGCTACAAAATATATAGGTGGCCATAACGATGTACTTGCTGGCGTTGTCACAGTGAATGACGATGCACTAGCAGAACAATTAGCACAGTTACACAATATGATTGGTGCTACACTATCACCTTTCGATAGTTATTTACTACAACGTGGCTTAAAAACACTACACATCAGAATGGATCGTTCAGAATATAACGCTAAATTACTCGCAGAACGATGTAGTAACTTAGACGCAATTGATAAAGTACTTTATAGCGGACGTACTGGCATGTTGAGCTTACGTTTAAACAAAGCCTATAAAGCTGACAAATTCTTAGAACATTTAGAAGTTTGTTTATTCGCCGAAAGTCTCGGTGGTACTGAAACATTTATAACATTTCCATATACCCAAACCCATGTCGATATGCCAGATGAGGAAAAAGACAAACGTGGCATTGACGAACATTTACTTAGACTATCTATCGGAATTGAAAATTATGAAGATATTGAGAAAGACATCGTACAAGCATTACAAAAATCTAACCAAGGAGTGATTTCATGA
- the metC gene encoding cystathionine beta-lyase MetC, with amino-acid sequence MSLSKETEVIFDAHRGTDYDSANPPLYDSSTFHQKVLGGNAKYDYARSGNPNRALLEEKLAKLEGGSHAFAYASGIAAISAVLLTLNAGDHVILPDDVYGGTFRLTEQILTRFNIQFSTVDTTNLNEIEDAIQDNTKLIYVETPSNPLFKITDIKGAAHIAKQHQLLLAVDNTFMTPLGQSPLALGADIVVHSATKFLSGHSDIIAGVAITNNQSVADALYLLQNGTGTALSAHDSWTLAKHLKTLPVRFNQSVENAQQLYEFLAQRDEIAEVYYPGNDALHLSQARHGGAVLGFRLKDETKAQAFVDALSLPLVSVSLGGVETILSHPATMSHAAVPKEVREERNITFGLFRLSVGLESADELISDLNYAIKEAFNESTHRQTEEQHISS; translated from the coding sequence ATGAGTTTATCAAAAGAGACAGAAGTAATATTCGATGCACATAGAGGTACAGATTATGATTCGGCGAACCCTCCTTTATATGATTCTTCTACGTTTCATCAAAAAGTGTTAGGTGGCAATGCAAAATACGACTACGCACGAAGTGGTAATCCTAATAGAGCATTATTAGAAGAAAAATTAGCCAAACTAGAAGGTGGCAGTCACGCATTTGCTTATGCTTCAGGTATCGCCGCAATTTCAGCAGTATTGCTTACGTTAAATGCTGGTGATCACGTTATTTTACCTGATGATGTTTATGGGGGTACATTCAGACTAACCGAACAGATATTAACACGTTTTAATATTCAATTTTCAACAGTAGATACGACAAACTTAAATGAGATAGAAGATGCGATACAAGACAACACAAAACTAATTTACGTAGAAACACCATCTAATCCATTATTCAAAATTACAGATATTAAAGGTGCAGCTCACATCGCAAAACAACATCAACTCTTACTCGCAGTGGATAACACATTTATGACACCGCTTGGTCAATCACCATTAGCACTTGGTGCAGATATCGTTGTTCATAGTGCAACGAAGTTCTTAAGTGGTCATAGCGACATTATTGCCGGTGTAGCGATTACCAATAATCAAAGCGTAGCAGATGCACTTTATTTATTACAAAATGGTACAGGCACAGCATTATCTGCTCACGATAGCTGGACTTTAGCAAAACATTTAAAAACGTTGCCAGTGAGATTCAATCAATCTGTGGAAAATGCGCAACAACTTTATGAATTTTTAGCTCAGCGTGATGAAATTGCTGAGGTATATTACCCGGGAAATGACGCCTTACATTTATCACAAGCGCGTCACGGTGGTGCAGTATTAGGCTTTAGATTAAAAGACGAAACCAAAGCACAAGCATTTGTAGACGCATTATCATTACCACTCGTATCTGTGAGTTTAGGTGGCGTAGAAACAATTCTTTCTCACCCAGCTACAATGTCACACGCAGCAGTGCCTAAAGAAGTACGCGAAGAACGTAACATTACATTCGGATTATTTAGATTAAGTGTTGGTTTAGAATCTGCGGATGAATTAATTTCAGATTTAAATTACGCAATTAAGGAGGCTTTCAATGAGTCAACTCATCGACAAACTGAAGAACAACATATTAGTAGCTGA
- a CDS encoding bifunctional homocysteine S-methyltransferase/methylenetetrahydrofolate reductase, translated as MSQLIDKLKNNILVADGAIGTILYSEGLDTCPEAYNLTHPEKVAHIHRSYIEAGADIIQTNTYGANFEKLKDFGLEHKVKEIHQSAVKIAKEAAKDDTFILGTVGGFRGVKQEDLGLSAIQYHTEIQVDTLVESGVDGLLFETYYDLEELTNIIKATKRKHNIPIIAQLTALNTNYLRDGTEINTALQQVAASGADIVGLNCHHGPHHMQQSFSHIELPEGAYLSCYPNASLLDIENSQFKYSDNAEYFGNVAQKLINEGVRVIGGCCGTTPEHIEFIKSSIDNLKPVTQKNVIPITKYTSTSSKSKQSQNLTSKVKQRPTIIVELDTPKHLDTDTFFRNIKKLDDANIDAVTLADNSLATVRISNVAAASIIKQQYDIEPLVHITCRDRNLIGLQSHLLGLSLLDINEILTITGDPSKIGNLPGATNVYDVNSKGLTEIASRFNQGINTDGDALKTKTNFNIAGAFDPNVRKLDGAVKRLEKKLESGMHYFITQPVYSTEKIKEVYEATKHLDVPFFIGIMPVTSYNNALFLHNEVPGIKLSEEVLEQFEAVKDDKEKSKELSLKLSKELIDTVHEYFNGLYLITPFQKADYTLELAAYSKSITSTKQEAIL; from the coding sequence ATGAGTCAACTCATCGACAAACTGAAGAACAACATATTAGTAGCTGACGGCGCGATCGGCACCATTCTTTACTCTGAAGGTCTAGATACATGTCCTGAAGCTTACAACTTAACACATCCTGAGAAAGTAGCACATATCCATCGTTCTTATATTGAAGCTGGTGCAGATATTATACAGACCAATACGTATGGTGCAAACTTTGAAAAGTTAAAAGACTTTGGCTTAGAACATAAAGTGAAAGAAATTCATCAATCTGCTGTAAAAATCGCAAAAGAAGCTGCAAAAGATGACACATTCATCTTAGGTACTGTTGGAGGCTTTAGAGGCGTTAAACAAGAAGATTTAGGTCTATCTGCGATTCAGTATCATACAGAAATACAAGTAGATACTTTAGTAGAATCTGGCGTAGATGGTTTACTTTTTGAAACCTATTACGACTTAGAAGAACTTACAAATATTATAAAAGCGACAAAACGTAAACACAATATACCGATTATTGCCCAACTCACTGCTTTGAATACAAATTATTTAAGGGACGGTACAGAGATTAATACAGCGTTACAACAAGTAGCAGCAAGTGGTGCTGATATTGTGGGATTGAATTGTCATCATGGTCCCCATCATATGCAACAATCATTCTCACATATTGAATTACCAGAAGGCGCATACTTATCGTGCTATCCGAACGCAAGTTTGCTTGATATAGAAAACAGCCAATTTAAATACAGCGATAACGCCGAGTATTTTGGCAATGTCGCACAGAAGCTTATTAACGAAGGCGTTCGCGTCATTGGTGGTTGTTGCGGTACAACACCTGAGCACATTGAATTCATTAAATCATCTATAGATAATTTGAAACCTGTAACACAAAAAAATGTAATACCGATCACAAAATATACGAGTACTTCATCTAAATCAAAACAATCTCAGAATCTAACATCAAAAGTAAAACAACGTCCGACGATTATAGTTGAATTAGATACACCGAAACACTTAGATACAGATACATTTTTCAGAAATATCAAAAAACTTGATGACGCCAATATCGATGCGGTCACCTTAGCAGACAATTCTTTAGCAACCGTAAGAATTAGTAATGTCGCTGCAGCAAGCATTATTAAACAACAATACGATATCGAACCATTAGTGCACATCACTTGTCGCGACCGTAACCTTATCGGATTACAATCTCATTTATTAGGGCTATCACTACTAGACATCAATGAAATATTAACCATCACAGGTGACCCTTCTAAGATTGGTAACTTACCTGGTGCTACAAACGTATACGATGTAAACTCCAAAGGTTTAACCGAAATTGCATCGCGTTTCAATCAAGGGATTAACACAGATGGTGATGCGCTGAAGACAAAGACAAACTTCAACATCGCAGGTGCCTTTGATCCAAATGTAAGAAAATTAGACGGTGCAGTAAAACGCTTAGAGAAAAAATTAGAGAGCGGTATGCACTACTTTATTACACAGCCGGTTTATAGTACTGAAAAAATTAAAGAAGTCTATGAAGCAACGAAACATTTAGATGTTCCTTTCTTTATCGGTATTATGCCAGTGACAAGTTATAATAACGCTTTGTTTTTACACAATGAAGTACCTGGTATTAAATTATCAGAAGAAGTGTTAGAACAATTTGAAGCCGTTAAAGATGATAAAGAAAAATCAAAAGAACTGAGCTTGAAACTATCCAAAGAACTGATTGACACAGTACATGAATACTTTAATGGTTTGTATTTAATTACACCATTCCAAAAAGCAGATTACACATTAGAACTTGCAGCTTATTCAAAATCAATTACTTCAACTAAACAGGAGGCAATATTATGA
- the metE gene encoding 5-methyltetrahydropteroyltriglutamate--homocysteine S-methyltransferase has protein sequence MMTIKTSNLGFPRLGRKREWKKAIEGYWSKKLDLDTLHQQLTDLHKENLLLQKNYNLSSIPVGDFSLYDHILDTSLLFNIIPERFQGRDIDDDLLFDIARGNKEHVASALIKWFNTNYHYIVPEWDHAEPKLNHNVLLERFNYAKSLNVNAHPVIVGPITFVKLSKGGDQSFEEKVNTLLPLYKEVLQSLKEAGAEYIQIDEPALVTDDSADYEAITQAAYEYFAEAGLENHIVIQTYFERVNLQFLNSLPVKGLGLDFVHDHNFNLEQIKAGDFDKNKTLYAGIIDGRNVWAADIEAKKELIDTLQNYTNDLVIQPSASLLHVPVSLDDETLEESIAEGLSFATEKLDELDALRRLFNDNDAEKYNQLKARYERFQNQSFKNLEYDFDSVRTSRQSAFKTRKQAQDKRLNLPDLPTTTIGSFPQSQEVRKYRADWKNDRISDENYQSFLNNEIARWIKIQEDIGLDVLVHGEFERNDMVEFFGEKLQGFLVTKFGWVQSYGSRAVKPPIIYGDVKWAEPLTVKETLYAQSLTDKPVKGMLTGPVTILNWSFERVDLPREEVQDQIALAINEEVLALENEGIQIIQVDEPALREGLPLRSEYHEDYLNKSVHSFKLATSSVADETQIHTHMCYSQFGQIIHAIYDLDADVISIETSRSHGDLIKDFEDITYDLGIGLGVYDIHSPRIPTESEVTEAIHRALQEIDRSLFWVNPDCGLKTRKEDEVVEALSVLVNAVDKLRKSTNTATV, from the coding sequence ATTATGACTATTAAAACATCAAACTTAGGTTTTCCAAGATTAGGTAGAAAAAGAGAGTGGAAAAAAGCAATCGAAGGTTACTGGTCTAAAAAATTAGATTTAGATACATTACATCAACAATTAACAGATTTGCATAAAGAAAATTTATTACTACAAAAAAATTACAATTTATCAAGTATTCCTGTCGGCGATTTTTCACTTTATGACCATATTCTTGATACATCTTTACTTTTTAATATTATTCCTGAACGTTTCCAAGGTAGAGACATAGATGATGATTTATTATTCGATATTGCTAGAGGTAATAAAGAACATGTTGCAAGTGCCTTAATCAAATGGTTCAACACAAACTATCACTATATCGTTCCAGAATGGGATCATGCCGAACCGAAACTTAATCACAATGTCTTATTAGAACGCTTTAATTATGCAAAATCTTTAAATGTAAACGCACATCCTGTCATTGTAGGTCCGATTACATTTGTTAAATTATCTAAAGGTGGCGACCAATCTTTCGAAGAAAAAGTAAACACACTGTTACCTTTATATAAAGAAGTACTACAATCACTAAAAGAAGCTGGTGCTGAATATATTCAAATCGACGAACCTGCATTAGTGACAGATGACAGCGCAGATTATGAAGCTATTACACAAGCAGCATATGAGTATTTCGCTGAGGCTGGTTTAGAAAATCATATCGTGATACAAACCTATTTCGAACGTGTTAATCTACAATTTTTAAACAGCTTACCTGTTAAAGGGCTTGGCCTAGATTTCGTTCATGACCATAACTTTAACCTTGAACAAATTAAAGCTGGCGATTTTGATAAAAACAAAACACTTTATGCAGGTATTATCGATGGTCGTAACGTTTGGGCTGCTGACATTGAAGCTAAAAAAGAACTTATCGACACGTTACAAAATTATACAAATGATCTTGTTATTCAACCATCAGCGTCATTATTGCATGTTCCTGTATCATTAGATGACGAAACACTTGAAGAATCAATTGCCGAAGGATTAAGTTTCGCAACTGAAAAATTAGACGAATTAGATGCCTTGAGACGCCTATTTAATGACAATGATGCTGAAAAATATAATCAATTAAAAGCACGCTATGAACGTTTCCAGAATCAATCATTTAAAAACCTTGAATACGATTTTGACAGCGTACGTACTTCAAGACAATCTGCTTTTAAAACGCGTAAACAAGCACAAGACAAACGTCTTAATTTACCAGATTTACCAACGACAACAATTGGTTCATTCCCACAATCTCAAGAAGTACGTAAATATCGTGCTGATTGGAAAAATGACCGCATATCAGATGAAAATTACCAATCATTCTTAAATAATGAGATTGCACGCTGGATTAAAATTCAAGAAGATATTGGTTTAGACGTCTTAGTACATGGTGAATTTGAACGTAATGATATGGTCGAATTCTTTGGTGAAAAACTACAAGGTTTCCTAGTAACTAAATTCGGTTGGGTACAATCATACGGATCACGTGCGGTGAAACCACCTATCATTTATGGCGATGTGAAATGGGCTGAACCACTTACAGTGAAAGAGACACTTTATGCACAAAGTTTAACAGACAAGCCTGTAAAAGGTATGCTCACTGGACCTGTCACAATTCTGAACTGGTCATTTGAACGTGTAGACTTACCGCGTGAAGAAGTACAAGATCAAATTGCGCTCGCTATTAATGAAGAAGTATTGGCACTTGAAAATGAAGGTATTCAAATTATTCAAGTAGACGAACCTGCTTTAAGAGAAGGTTTACCGCTTCGTTCAGAATATCACGAAGACTACTTAAACAAATCTGTGCATTCGTTTAAACTTGCAACATCTTCCGTGGCTGATGAAACACAAATTCATACACATATGTGCTATTCACAATTTGGACAAATCATACACGCAATCTACGACTTAGATGCAGACGTGATTTCTATTGAAACATCTCGTAGCCATGGTGACTTGATTAAAGATTTCGAAGATATTACTTACGATTTAGGTATTGGTTTAGGGGTATATGATATTCATAGTCCACGTATTCCGACTGAATCAGAAGTTACAGAAGCAATCCATCGTGCCTTACAAGAAATTGATCGTTCGTTATTCTGGGTCAACCCAGATTGTGGATTGAAGACACGTAAAGAAGATGAAGTAGTAGAAGCATTAAGTGTCTTAGTAAATGCCGTTGATAAGTTACGAAAATCAACAAATACAGCAACAGTATAA
- a CDS encoding cyclase family protein, with translation MSYPLWEQLEQLKSSKWVDLTHTFDETIPCFSEFERAKVSTLFNVADDGFYVQNWNIVSQYGTHIDAPIHFVENTRYLHELDLKELALPLVVLDFSQEVAENADFILTRTHVEQWESTHGTIEPGTFVALRSDWSKRWPDIEQFENKDSNGNLHLPGWGLDALKYLLEERQVKAIGHETFDTDASIDVAKNGDIVGERYVLGQDTFQVELLTNLDQLPTRGALIYTISPKPKDAPGFPVRAFAITP, from the coding sequence ATGAGTTATCCATTATGGGAACAATTAGAACAATTAAAATCATCAAAGTGGGTCGATTTGACCCACACATTTGATGAAACCATTCCATGCTTCAGTGAGTTTGAACGCGCTAAAGTTTCTACCCTGTTTAACGTAGCAGACGATGGCTTTTATGTTCAAAATTGGAATATAGTAAGTCAGTACGGTACACATATTGATGCACCTATTCATTTTGTGGAAAACACACGCTATTTACATGAATTAGATTTAAAAGAACTCGCCCTACCACTTGTTGTTTTAGATTTTTCACAAGAAGTAGCAGAGAATGCAGATTTCATATTAACTCGCACACATGTCGAACAATGGGAATCAACGCATGGAACAATTGAACCCGGCACATTTGTCGCCTTACGCAGTGATTGGTCGAAACGTTGGCCAGACATCGAACAATTCGAGAATAAAGACAGCAATGGCAACCTCCATTTACCCGGTTGGGGCCTCGATGCTTTAAAATACTTGCTCGAAGAACGACAAGTCAAAGCCATTGGTCACGAAACATTTGATACAGATGCTTCGATAGATGTAGCCAAAAATGGTGATATCGTTGGTGAACGTTACGTCCTAGGACAAGATACATTCCAAGTTGAGCTGTTGACGAATTTAGATCAACTACCCACACGTGGTGCCCTTATTTACACGATTAGCCCTAAACCTAAAGACGCGCCAGGATTTCCTGTACGCGCATTCGCTATTACACCCTAA
- a CDS encoding LytTR family transcriptional regulator DNA-binding domain-containing protein, with product MKVRVKYNNALSEDEVIIQANENAENLPDIVQYIKQLSNRKTFTGKHNDEIHFIKQRDIICFRMENKILTIYTWNQHFTLNERLYTIKKQLSSNFLQISKSEIINIDYIDHLKLNKTGWFPLRISVIIVFILIYTMIYFVIWSIESRRAQRDINEINKIISENQKH from the coding sequence ATGAAGGTCAGAGTTAAATACAACAATGCATTATCCGAAGATGAAGTTATAATACAAGCTAATGAAAACGCAGAAAATTTGCCAGATATCGTGCAATACATCAAACAATTATCCAACCGAAAAACATTTACAGGCAAACATAATGATGAAATTCACTTTATCAAACAGCGAGATATTATATGTTTCAGGATGGAAAATAAAATACTAACCATCTATACATGGAATCAACACTTTACCCTGAACGAAAGATTATATACTATTAAAAAACAATTAAGTTCAAACTTCCTACAAATATCTAAATCAGAAATCATCAATATCGATTATATCGACCATTTGAAACTCAATAAAACAGGTTGGTTTCCACTCCGAATCTCGGTCATCATCGTATTTATACTCATATATACAATGATTTACTTTGTTATTTGGTCTATTGAAAGTAGAAGAGCACAAAGAGATATAAATGAAATAAACAAGATCATTTCAGAGAATCAAAAACATTAA
- a CDS encoding assimilatory sulfite reductase (NADPH) flavoprotein subunit: MQLNETNTPFNKEQLALINQLLPTLSSSQQQWLGSYLVNPETQDDEVTPSNATDSSVAEPLEVHVLFGTETGNAEEVADQFEAKLKEHNLNVHLSEMDDFPLDELTNIDYLFIICSTQGVGEPPINAIDFHEFMHSDKAPRLDGLNFSVLALGDESYPDFCQAGRDFDEIFGKLGGHRLAERVDCDFDFEEIAEQWIADMLELLTNVSPNTDANDVIDDEVTIEEPHGQYSKSNPFQAEVIQNNVLTEANATREVRHLELSLEGYNESYEPGDSLVVIPENDPALVEHFIDTLGWDAETLVYVDKDEQPLTLQDALTHYFEISKITPALMKSAAELFSNPMLNANVQKNDWIQDYIYGRDVIDLIKDFTPVSLQPKMLPQLLRKLPPREYSIASSNNVNPNRVQITVRVVKYEAHRRERLGVCSVQLAERTQPGDHMPVYLKKNPNFKFPYEETTPVIMIGAGTGIAPYRAYLQERAHLKLKGSQWLIFGNQNYNTDFLYQSDLEGWLSDGVLGKLDLAFSRDTETKIYVQHRIEDNSAEFYKWITEGATIYLCGNKDEMASGVHQALVNVLIKHGNYSQDSAEDYLRDLIKNQRYQRDVY, from the coding sequence TTGCAACTAAATGAAACCAATACTCCTTTTAACAAAGAACAATTGGCACTTATAAATCAACTTCTGCCAACATTATCTTCAAGTCAGCAACAATGGTTAGGCAGTTATTTAGTTAATCCTGAAACGCAGGATGATGAGGTGACACCATCAAACGCAACTGATAGTTCCGTAGCTGAACCTTTAGAAGTACATGTTCTATTTGGTACTGAAACAGGTAATGCTGAAGAAGTTGCCGATCAATTTGAAGCAAAATTAAAGGAACACAATTTAAATGTTCATTTGTCGGAGATGGATGATTTCCCGCTAGATGAACTGACAAATATAGATTACCTGTTTATCATATGTTCTACACAAGGCGTGGGAGAGCCCCCAATCAACGCGATAGATTTTCATGAGTTTATGCACAGTGATAAAGCCCCACGATTAGATGGATTAAACTTCTCTGTACTCGCATTAGGAGACGAAAGCTATCCAGATTTTTGTCAGGCAGGAAGAGACTTTGATGAAATCTTCGGAAAATTAGGCGGTCATCGATTAGCTGAAAGGGTAGATTGTGATTTTGATTTTGAAGAAATAGCAGAACAATGGATTGCAGATATGCTAGAGCTATTAACCAACGTTTCGCCAAACACAGATGCAAATGATGTGATAGACGATGAAGTCACAATTGAAGAACCTCATGGTCAGTATTCCAAATCAAACCCATTTCAAGCTGAAGTAATACAAAATAATGTACTGACTGAAGCCAATGCAACACGCGAAGTCAGACATCTTGAATTATCTCTTGAAGGTTACAACGAATCATATGAGCCTGGAGATAGTTTAGTAGTAATACCTGAAAATGACCCTGCCCTTGTTGAACACTTTATCGATACTTTAGGTTGGGACGCTGAAACACTTGTTTATGTTGATAAAGATGAACAACCATTAACATTACAAGATGCGTTGACACATTACTTTGAAATTTCAAAAATAACACCTGCCCTAATGAAAAGTGCTGCTGAGTTATTTAGTAATCCAATGTTAAACGCAAATGTTCAAAAAAATGATTGGATTCAAGATTATATTTATGGTCGAGATGTCATCGACTTGATTAAAGACTTTACACCCGTATCACTTCAACCAAAAATGTTACCGCAATTATTAAGAAAATTACCACCAAGAGAATATTCAATCGCAAGCAGTAACAACGTTAATCCAAATCGTGTACAAATCACAGTACGTGTCGTGAAATATGAAGCGCATCGTCGTGAACGTCTAGGCGTTTGTTCCGTTCAACTTGCTGAACGTACACAACCTGGTGATCATATGCCTGTTTATCTTAAAAAGAATCCAAACTTCAAATTTCCTTATGAAGAAACCACACCTGTCATTATGATTGGTGCTGGCACAGGCATCGCACCTTACAGAGCCTATCTACAAGAACGCGCACACTTAAAACTTAAAGGATCACAATGGCTTATTTTTGGTAATCAAAATTATAATACAGATTTCCTTTATCAGAGTGATTTAGAGGGCTGGCTGAGTGACGGTGTACTCGGTAAATTAGATTTAGCTTTTTCAAGAGATACTGAAACTAAAATTTATGTCCAACACCGTATTGAAGATAATAGTGCTGAATTTTATAAATGGATAACAGAGGGCGCTACGATTTATCTATGTGGAAATAAAGATGAGATGGCTTCAGGTGTCCATCAAGCATTAGTGAATGTACTGATTAAACATGGTAATTACAGCCAAGATAGTGCAGAAGACTATTTAAGAGATTTAATTAAAAATCAACGTTACCAACGTGATGTTTATTAG
- a CDS encoding thiolase family protein codes for MRDAYIVAYGRSAAGKAKNGAMAHERPDEVAAKVLKGVLERVGGSFDPSMVEDVIVGNSFPEGLQGQNIARTIALLAGMPNEVPGQTVNRYCSSGLQTIAHAANQINANQADILVAGGIELMSAVPMGGNEPTNNPILQDEDSGVSYPMGLTAEMVAETYNVSREDQDAYAVQSHQRATKAQQEGKFDDEIIPIEVNKVTYDQNGPVVSKEVFKDDELIRPDTNKETLAKLPTVFKANGTVTAGSSAPLTDGSGFVVVMSGEKVKELGVKPIARFVGFKAVGVDPKLMGIGPAYAIPEALKLANLDVKDIDLVELNEAFASQTLASIRETGLDMEKTNVNGGAISLGHPLGATGAMLVGRLLSEMKKQPDTKYGMVTMCIGVGMGAAGIFEYVR; via the coding sequence ATGCGAGATGCATATATTGTAGCTTATGGACGTTCAGCAGCTGGTAAGGCAAAGAATGGGGCAATGGCTCACGAAAGACCAGATGAAGTGGCAGCAAAAGTATTAAAAGGTGTATTGGAAAGAGTTGGAGGTTCATTTGATCCTAGTATGGTAGAAGACGTTATCGTCGGCAATTCATTTCCAGAAGGCTTACAAGGACAGAACATTGCAAGAACAATTGCATTACTTGCAGGCATGCCAAACGAAGTACCAGGACAAACGGTTAACCGTTACTGTTCATCAGGCCTTCAAACGATTGCGCATGCAGCAAACCAGATTAACGCGAATCAAGCAGACATCCTTGTAGCAGGCGGTATTGAATTGATGAGTGCAGTACCAATGGGTGGTAATGAACCAACAAACAATCCGATTCTGCAAGATGAAGATTCAGGTGTTTCTTATCCAATGGGACTAACTGCAGAAATGGTAGCAGAAACTTACAATGTGTCTAGAGAAGACCAAGATGCATATGCAGTACAGAGTCATCAACGTGCTACAAAAGCACAACAAGAAGGTAAATTTGATGACGAAATTATACCGATTGAAGTGAATAAAGTCACTTATGATCAAAATGGTCCAGTCGTTTCGAAAGAAGTATTTAAAGACGATGAATTAATCAGACCAGATACAAATAAGGAAACTTTAGCTAAATTACCTACAGTGTTTAAGGCTAACGGTACAGTGACCGCAGGCTCCTCGGCACCCTTAACAGATGGTTCAGGGTTTGTCGTAGTCATGTCTGGTGAAAAAGTAAAAGAATTAGGCGTGAAACCCATCGCACGCTTTGTTGGCTTTAAAGCTGTGGGTGTAGATCCTAAGTTAATGGGTATTGGTCCAGCGTATGCTATTCCAGAAGCATTGAAATTAGCAAACTTGGATGTTAAAGATATTGATTTAGTTGAGTTAAACGAAGCATTTGCATCTCAAACATTAGCTTCCATTAGAGAAACAGGTTTAGATATGGAGAAAACCAATGTTAATGGTGGTGCAATTTCACTAGGGCATCCGCTTGGCGCAACAGGCGCGATGTTAGTAGGCAGACTACTTTCTGAAATGAAGAAACAGCCAGATACGAAATACGGAATGGTTACGATGTGTATTGGCGTTGGCATGGGTGCTGCTGGCATTTTTGAATATGTAAGATAA